Below is a window of Gopherus evgoodei ecotype Sinaloan lineage chromosome 21, rGopEvg1_v1.p, whole genome shotgun sequence DNA.
GTGTTATCATCCAACTAGGTCCTAGGGTTACTGATCTCTGGTTATACCAACTAGCACTTTCAGAGGGCTTCTGCAGCTTGTAATGATCCCATGTTAGCATCTGTCTGCCCCTTGTTGCCAGGGCTGGATGGCTTTATTGGACCAGCAGAGTGTTGTCCCCAGCTTCAGCATCTTCTAGCACACCCACACAAGCAAGTGTCTGGAACTCTGAAGTTGAGAGGAGTGCACACTTGGGATGGAggggggagtgtggggctggtgcCAATGCAAATGTAAACTGGTTAAGTTTCATGTACTGCTGCAAACTGTATGTATCGATTTATTGAAGCGACTCCTGCTGTTTTAAATTGGTTGGGATATTTTAATTAATCTCAGCCTGTTATATAACATTTTCTTAAGTTGTTAACTAAAGGTGTGTTTATTCTAATCTAAGTATATATTGTTTATAATTGGAAACTTTGAGTAAGACCCATTGCACAGATTAGCTCAGGTTTCTTCCTGGAGGTTCCCAAGGTATGCCGTTGAGTGGGTACAGGGCCCAGCCAGGTTGGAGAACCACCAAGATTCTTTCTTAGCCGGTTTGTGGGATGCACTGAGACTTGTGCACAACATTGTCTTCGTACTGCaccacatttttatttgaaaaaattgaACAACATAAAATTAAGACAgctcacattaaatggattaaaaactggctaactgttaTATGTCAAAATGTACCTGTAAACTAGGAATCATCATAGAGTGGAACTGTGTCTGCAGGGGTCAGTATTTAGCCCTACACCAAACAAAATGTTCCCCAATGACCTGGATAATATTTGCAGGTGAATGAAGAGGATAGGTCACTGATTCTGAGAGATCTGAATCTCTTGGTTAACTGTGCACAAACAATTTGCTTttcaatatggctaaatgtaaatgcatacTTCTAGGAGCAAAGAATGCTGGAcatacttacaagatgggggactctatctgAGGAAACAGTGACTgtggaaaagatttgggggtcatagtgggaaatcagctgaacatagaatcatagaactggaatggaccttgagaggtcatctagtctggtccccaccactcaaggcaggactcaatattctagagcatccctgactggtgtttgtccaaactgctctttaaaatccccaatgatggagattccacaaactccctagtcaatttattccaatgcttaatcactttgacagttaggaagtttttcctaatgaccaacctaaactgcccttgctgcaatttaagtccattgctttttgtcctatcctcagaggtaaaGAAGAACAATTTCTCCCCTTGAAACaagcttttatgtacttgaaaacttctcttctccagactaaacaaacctattttttgTTCAATCTtcactcataggtcatgtttcctagacctttaatgatttttgttgcgcttctctggaatttctccaatttgttcacatctttcctgaaatgtggcacccagaactggacacaatactagaGTTGAGCAAGGAGCAGAGCAGAAggattacttctcgtgtcttgcttatagtactcctgctaatacatcccagaatgatgagaggtttttttcaacagcattatactgttgactcatatttagcttgtgatccactgtgaactccagatccctttccacaatacttcttcctaggcagtcatttcccattttgtatgtgtgcaactgatagtTCTTTCCTacgtgaagtactttgcatttgtccttattgaatttcatcctatttacttcagaccatttctccggtttgtccaaatcattttgaattttcatcctatccttcaaagtgcttgcaatccctcccagcttggtatcatccacaaactttataagtgtactctctatgccattacccaaatcattgatgaagatattacaCAGAATTGTACCCAGAACCAATCGCTGTGGGATGCCACTCATTATGCACATCcagtatgactgtgaaccacagataactactctctgggaacgattttccaactagttatgcactcaccttatagtagctccatctaggttgtatttccttagtttgtttatgagaacatCTTGTGATACAGTATCAGAagtcttattaaagtcaagatatgccacatctactgcttcccccacatccacagggcttgttaccctgtcaaagaaagctatcagattggtttgacacgatctgttcttgagaaatccatgctgacagttatttatcaccttattatcttccaggtgtttgcaaattgattgcttaattatttgctccattatctttctgggtacagaatgAGCTCCCAGTATGATGGACAAAAGAACTAATTCCATCCTGTAATGTATAAACAAtgaaatcttgagtaggagtagagaggttatttcatCACAGTATTTGCTTCTGTTGTGACCACTGATGAAATACCATGTCTAGTTCTTCTGTCCACAATTCCATAAGGCTATTGATAAATttgagaggtttcagagaagagccatgaaaattatttaagggttagaaaacctaccttatagtgatagactatatgagctcaatctgtttagctttagAAAGAGAAAATTTATGGGTGACCTGATTACAGTGtacaagtatctacatggggaacaagtatATAATGATGGGCTCTTCAAACTAGAATCAAAAGTTCTCACATGATCCAATAACTAGAATTTGCAataagacaaattcagaccagaaatagTGTGTCACATTTTTAACGGAggaggtaattaaccattggaacaattaaacaagagtcatggtggattgtccctcactgacaattttaaaatcaaggttggatgtgtCTGAAAAAAAGATCTGttctatgaattattttggggaagttctgtggacTGTGtcatacaagaggtcagactgtGATCATCACAGATCATCACaatcgttcttatgttcttggaaTCTTTGAATCCAGAGGCCTAGAGAGAGGCTGCTCTGCTCACGCTCAGAGCCTTATAACCAGGTACTTAAGGAATGTTGACACCAAGAAACTGAGGTTCCTCCAGGATTTTGTGAATATCAGTGGTAGCTGAATCTGGGACTTAGGCCTCTAAAGTATCAGTTAAGATAAGTCCAGACtacctttgtgaatctaaccCTAACTCTCCCTCACAATGAGAATATGAGTTGTGGGGtaatgtttccattgacttactttaaaggccagattttcaaagatattcagGTCATTCAGGTGCCTAATTCTGAGTCAAGTCAAAGGGAATTAGGAAGGTACATACCTTGATAAACATGGGCCCAGCTGCCTAAGTCACTTTCAAAACTGGTACTTAAGCTTGTAAATCAAAAAGATGTTTCAAAAATTATTTAGATTAGATTGGTTATCAGACTTCACCCTTGATTAATTAGGAGCAGGTTCTGGCAATCTTATTCACGCTGAAAATAATGGGGCTTCTGCAGATGAAGGAAcaatttattgtttttaagaaTCTTCCCTTTGCCCATTTGAAGTTGTCATTTGTTGAAAGCAGCATTGGCTCAGTCCATTAATTGTGATGTGATGTGAGCATTGTGCCATTGTCCTTGGGTGGGAATTGCAAGTACTcagcggcattttgctggaggcGTCCTGCACTTGAACCAAACCCTGAGGTCCCTGTAGGGTATGAGAGGTGGAATTTGGAAATGTGtctatggatttaggagcctaagtgccAGCTGGATATCTGTcccaaaaatgcaaaatattcaatGCTGTATTCTACTCTGTTGAAATCATTAGATGTTTATCACTAATTTCAGGAGAAGAAAGAGTACAGTATTCCCATTATAATGATGTTATCACTTCATGTAATGAGACATCCGAGGTGTACCAAACCCCAGGTCCCTGGGGCTTATAAAGAAGCTGTTAAATATTGAAGTTCAATCCATGACTGAATTCTTTGGTAACTACAGAGAGGAGATGAATGTGGGACACAGAGCAGGTGAGAAATTCCTTGATTTGTCCAGAGTTATGTATATTTCCTTTGGATTCCTCTAAGTGATCTCAATCTAGATGAGTCCTGTGAAATCCCTATTATTTCTTAAGTTGAAATGTGCTCTGTTTAAAAGCCCTGAGTTCAATCCCACCTAGCGTAAATGCTGGGTAACTCTACTGCAGTTAATTGTAGAACTGTTTGAAAATATTCCAGCACaacaattttccatcagaaaatgctggttGGATGGAACCAAAGCCTTTTACATGGGAATATACTGATTTTGTCTACATTTTGAAATaacattatcaaaatgttttgtctaTTCTATTCTTTTCTATTCTGTTCCAGTTAAAACGATAACTCTGAGAGATATTATTTGACcttattaaaatgaaacatttttacattactgaaatgaaacattctaaCATGCTTGTAAGGttcaaagaattttttttgaTTATAtcattcttcatttaaaaaaaactctgaaCATTTGCCTTTCATCTTGATTTGTGATTTAGTGAAATATTGAAAACTTAGCATTTACCATGGGTCATAAACAGAAGAAACATGCCCTAAATAATTGTAGATTGACAAAGACATTTGAGAAACTGTCAAAATATTTATTCAGTTAAATTTGAGACTTCCAAACGAGCATAAGGAAGTTAAATTTCAGTGACGAGTAGGCCTCATACAgatgataaaataaaacaaaataaaaataaaaactgcacTCAGTAACACTGATTCCTTTTTAAAGTACACTTTCAAGAGAACAGTAATCTTTTCCAAGCATAATCTACATGTCTTTCATCAAGTCTTTGTCTTCACTGGTGGCACTGGGTATGGTACAGGACTATGTCTATATCTATATGCCACAATGAAAGGAAGTCCGTGATCACAGTTCAGTGTGTAGTTATTaggactgttgattaatcacagttaactcacatgattaactcaaaaaaatgaagtgggattaaaaaaataattgtgattaattgcattgttaaacaaaagaataccaactgaaatttattaaatttttttgatgttttttgcattttcaaatatattgatttctgttacaacacagaatgcaaagtctacagtgcttactttatattattatttttgattacaaatagtTGCATgtgaaatgataaacaaaataaatagtatttttcaattcagctcatacaagtactgtagtgcaatctctttattatgaaagtgtaacttcgaaatgtagatttttttgttccataactgcactcaaaaccaaaacaatgtaaaactttagagcccacaagtccattcagtcctacttgttcagccaattgctaaaacaaacaagatttttttttacatttatgggagatactgctcactgcatcttatttacaatgtcatctgtaagtgagaacaggtgtttgcatggcaattttgtagctggcactggaaagtatttacttgccagatatgctaaacagtcatatgccccttcatgctttggccaatattccagaggacatgcttccatgctgatgatgctcattaaaaaaaaaatacattaattaaatttatgattgaactccttgagggagaactgtatgtctcctcttctgttttacttgtattctgccatatatttcatattcttgccatctcagatgatgacccagcacgtttgttttaagaacactttcacagcagatttgacaaaacacaaagaagataccaatgtgagttTTCTAAGAATAGATACAGCActtgactcaaggtttaagaatctgaagtgccttccaaaatctcagcTGTGTGGAGAAtgttttcagatgtcttaaaagagcaacactctaatgaagaaactacagaacccaaaccaccaaaaaagaaaatccaccttatgctggtggcatctgactcagataatgaaaatgaacatgggttggtctgctctgctttggacggttattgagcagaacccgtcattaacatggacacatgtcccctggaatggtggttgcagcatgaagggacatatgaagtGCAtctgcacataaatatcttgcgatgctggctacaacagatccatgcaaatgcctgttctcactttcaggtgacattgtaaacaagacgtgggcaacattatctcctgcaaattgtaaccaaacttgtttgtctgagcgattggctgaagtaggactgaatgaacttgtaggctctaaagttttatattgttttattttagaatgcagttattttttgtacataattctacatttgtaagttcaactttcattataaagagattgcactacagtacttgtattaggtgaattgaaatatacaatttcttttgttttttacagtgcatatacttgtgataaaaataaatataaagtgagcactgtatgcttTGTATTCAATGTCGTAATTGAAACAAGtatatgtgaaaatgtagaaaacatccaaaattatttgaataaatggtattctattgttgtttaatggtgcaattaattgcaattaatttttttagtcgtgattaatttttttaattgcttgacagccctagtagttATATgcggcagtgaaaggctccagcagtgggagaCTGTGAAGAGATGCAGGATTTTTCCCCATTTCCACACTCATTCTCTGTattgggaaaggctccagcaggtgGGAGTTCACAGGACACCACACTGCTAAAATAGAAGTGTAGATGGGGGAGAGATTGATAAGGTATGTAGGGAGTCAAGTAGGATACATACCCTAAGGATCATGCatgtctttactcacctaagTCACGCTTTGCCATCTCCACTGCCAAGCTAGAGGGTCATACCATGTATGCCTCCCTAAGTACAGTGCAGTATTAATGTACCCATATAGAGAAATATGGACCCTAATCTTCCTTACCATACTGTAATATTCATGCAACCCAGTTAGGTCCAGTGAAGCTACTCCTAATTTATCGTGGTGTCAGTAAAAGGACAATTAGTAGAAAAGAAATGGATTACAAAAGGTTTAGAATGTGGGAAATAGGGAGAGATTAATGGGTAGATAAAGAGAGGCACAAACAGAGGTACAGGCATGAATGAAGAGGGGACTAAGTGAATAAAATCAGAATTAagggcactgaagtcaatggactgttGCCAATGTCGTGGAAAGGAGAGGAGAAACAAGCCATGTCTGTAGCACAATGCATAACATAACTCCCACATGTATTCCCATGTAGTCTGTTGGAATTGTCATGCAGTGAATATATGATAAACAAGTCTATGTTCTCAGCTGATGTATATTGGCCTAACTTTTCTGATTGTGCCACACATCAGGCAAAAATCTGCTATATATTATCTCAACATACATGCCCCAAAAGACTTGGAGGCAGCTTTTGACATTTAATTCCATCAGTGTAAACCCACTGAAGCTGTTTCTGATCACACTCATGGTTTACACAAGTACAATTTCATCggtcaaagttttttttttcccttttgatgCTAGTAAAAAAGGTATATTTACACTGAGGTTAGGAAGATACCCAAGTATAAACCTGTTGGAACTGAGAGAAGAATGCAAACCATCAACCTTATTGAAGTTATTCTGGATTGACAGTGTTCTGACAGGAGAACTGGAGCAAAATAGTGTCGGTCCTGATTCATAtcagagagacagagggatgTATGTGTGGAGAGTTAGTGGACAAGtcatgatagatagatagattagatgcCAATTTGACTTGATTTAAGGTATCCAACTAATatgcagtttttctttttaattctcaAGTTGAATTATACTGaagaagaaaatgagaaaaaacacCTCTGTGATTGAGTTTGTCATACTGGGCTTCTCTAATTACCCAGACCTGAATCCTGGTTTGTTCATGGTTTTTCTATGTATTTACATCATCACAGTGCTGGGCAACATCCTCATCATTATCATCATAAGTGTGGATCCTGTTCTTCACACTcctatgtatttcttcctcaggaCCTTGTCTTTCCTAGAGGTCTGTTACACATCAGTGACTCTACCCAAGATACTAGCCAACTTGGTCTCAGAGAGTAAAATCGTGTCCTTTGCCAGTTGTGCTGTACAGATGTATTTCTTTCTATTCTTCGGTGTTACTGAATGCTTCCTGCTTGCTTGTATGGCCTATGACCGCTACAGTGCCATATGCAATCCATTGCACTACACTGCCATCATGAATAAGAGGGTTTGCATCCAGCTAACAGGTGGCTCATTTATCTGTGGCACCTTGGCAGCCATGGGACACACAACTTTTGTCTTCACACTTCCTTTCTGTGGATCCAATGTAATCAACCACTTATTTTGTGAAATCCAGCCAGTGCTGAAGCTAGTGTGCGGGGACACCTCTTGGATTGAGATCCTGATAATTTTGGGTGCTGCCTTCGTCCTCATACTGCCTTTCATGCTGATCCTGGTATCCTACATCTGTATCATCTCCACCATTCTTAAAATTAGGTCCACTGAAGGCAGGCGcagagccttctccacctgctcctcacacCTCATCGTGGTAACATTGTTCTATGGGACGGCCCTTGTCATGTACATGAGTCCCAAGTCCAGCTTCTCTCCAGATGTGAACAAGTTACTCTCTCTGTTCTACTCAGTGGTGACTCCGATCTTGAACCCCATTATCTACAGCCTCAGGAACAAGgagatgaaaagtgctttgaggaaAATAGGGATGAAGATATTTCTTTCAGAAATATAGATAATTTCCCTTCAGCTGGGTTATGCCCTTTCAAGAAAATCTACAGCATGGAAGAAACATCTCAACATTATGAAGAAATTTATCTAATCAAATGTGGTGCTGGAAAACTTTTTTTGAAGTTTGTATTTCAATTAgtttttgtaattaaaattatgaattttcaGCAAAAGAAACGAGGATTTTTTCAATCCCCTTCTGTCCTAAAAATCTGTgactatttagaaaagaaaagaagagaaaattacACTGCTCCCTCTTTGCATTTTTCGACCTGTTCTAATTCTAGTGTATCTAAATTTTGTAGAAAAATCTCTCATATTTAAATTAGAGTTGGCTGAAATTTCTAAATTCCTCAAAGATTTCTCATCACTagacacaaagaaaaaaacatgtaTTGGGTGGAGGAGCTTGAAAAtgttttgctattattttttcaGCTTCAGTAGAAGTATTTAAGTATTtaaaacacagctacccctctgatatttataaTTAGATTGCACATGGTATATCTGAGGTCTAGGAGGAAATCTGCATTGCTGGTGAACTCATACATATCATTCTTTGGTCCCGGGACACGTAAAACCATTAATCACAACATCTATTTTTCACTAGGAATTCATTGTTCATCAGGGGTACATCCAGTGTGATTAATATGTCTCCTTCTCACCATGCCTAAATTTTAGGCATATTGAAAACCACAGTGTTTCACAAAGCCTGGGTTTGGGGCCTAGCTTCCCTGTAGAATGAGAGGAGGGAGATAGACTCCAAACAATGGGCTCCACAAAAGCCAGGATAAACTAGCTAGTGGGAGATGCTGAGTTGAGGCatgtgtgctaagccctgcccctcaacACGAGTCCAGTGCCTAGGTCCAGACTGAAGTGAAGTGTCTATCTCCGCTTGTGATGTCCAGAAAGGAACTGTCTTCTGGAGGTAGGTTCCTGAGGGGTTTCTTGCAAGAAACAATGGAGGAGGAGTTGGGTGCAATAGCAGCTTCCCTATAACTTTTAGCTTAGAAGCTTTGGTACACACCTGGTAAGTGGGAGACCCccattcagttccccatctatctgatgaggagaagggatttgtaGAGGGGGTTTCCACCTCCCAGATGAATGCCTTAACAACTGAGCTCTGGGATATTCTGTTGTgaggttccctcagcctcacctgTTGAATAGCGTTCCAATTtacataaataattaaagagtcgTCAGAGCAGTGCACCTGGTTCCTGGGGCTGCCACCTTCCAGGGGAGAACCTCAACCACCAAACTAGAGGGTGATTCTCACATGCTCTTTGGCCTAATGAATATGCAAGTATTTATCAAAAAAAGCCATGAGAGGCAGGAAATGTCTGTTCAAATTCTTGGTCCTTTTCCAGGGGAGGGGAACTTGAACAGGGGATGTCCCATACCCCAGCTGGGTGTCCTAACTGTAGGTACCCTCTACTAGAGGGGTATCTGAACTGGTTTGGGTTGTTACAGTTGGGAAAATCCTGAGTGCTGCAATCCAGCCTTGGAGACTACAACTCCCAAGATGCCTTGGGAAAAAGAGAGACACTTCTGCTTCAAAGGAATGCAGGGAGACCATGCAGTGGGCTCCACCTTGGTGGGGAGGTGAGATCCTGCCagcggtgtgtgtgtggagatttCTTTGTCAAGccagaactgctgctcagccgcTGCTAGAAAGCCAGAAGCTGATATTGAGAGTCTGCTGGGACCTTGACCTAGCCAGGAACCAGGGCAGCTAGTGTTGGGCTTCACTGGAGCCAGTGCAGAGAAAGTTGCTGTACCCAGAACTGACTGAAGTGGGTCTGCAGTGAAGAGCGTGTGAGCAGGGTTGTAAACATCTGGTTTTGGACCAGAACTCCTGGTAGAAAAGGGACACTGGCGGCTCCAGTAACCAGTGCTGACCAGGCCACTGAAAGTCCAGTCGGCAGCGCAGCAGGATAAGGCGGGTTCCCTGTGTGCCCTGGCTCTGCGTGgtccctggaagcagtggcatgtctcccgTCTGGCTCCTAGGCTAAGGGGTAGTCAAGGAGCTCTTTGTGCTGCCCCTGCTCCGAGCTCcggctcctcagctcccattgtccaggaaccacagccaatgggagatgtgggggtggtgcctgcagatggtgcatCACGTTGAGCCACCTGGCTGCGTATCCTCCTAGGAGATGGAAGGAAGACATGCGACTGCTTCCGGGAGACATTTGAGGTAAGCGCCAGCTGAAGCCAACACCTCCTACAGCACCTCAACCCCTCAGCCTCAGTCCTGAGCCACTGCTTGCACCTCAAACCCTTCATtaccagccccactccagagcctgcacccctagctggagccctaaTCCCATCCTGTGCTCCCACCTCCAGgcacagcccagagctccctcccacacttggAACCCCTCATTtcaggccccaccccagagcctgtaccccccaGCCGGAACCCTCACTCCCTCCTACACTCTGAATCACTTGGGTCCAGCccatagccccctcctgcaccccaatcccctcatcctcagcctcaccccagagtctgcactcccagccagagtcctcattgCCTGCCACAACCCAACCTtgtgccccagcccggtgaaattGAGTGAGTCAGAGAAGGTgcgggagatggagtgagtggggtgggacctcagagaagagtggggctggggttgggccAAAACTGTTCAGTTTTCTGTAATCAGAAATTTGGCAACCCTAAATTTGAGTAACCACCATCTTTGTAGTTTGGGAAAGTGCTTTCAAGGGAATGGGGACAGCAATGAGACTGAAAAAGGTTGACTGAGTCTGGGAAGAACTAAAAGGGGGGAGggttagcccagtggtttgagtattgccctgctaaacccaggtttgtgagttcaatccttgagggggccatttagggtacCAGGGTAAAAACCTGTcaggggatgggactagatgaccttttgaggtcccctccaaccctaatTTCCTATGAAGGGGTCTTATCATCAATCCAGGGTTATTGATCTCTGGTTGTAAAAACTCCCACCTTCAGCGGGCTTACAAAGCACTTAATGACCCCAGGTTAGCAGCTCTCTGCCCCTTGCTGCCTGGGCTGGATGGTTTTATTGGACCAGTAAAATGTTGTCCCCAGGTTCAAAATCTTCTAGCAGGCCCATGCAAGTGTCTAGAACTCTTACATTGAGAGGAAGGCACATTCCAGGGTGGGGTAACTGGTGCAGGTGCAAATGTAAGATGGTTAAGTTTCATTCACTGCTGTGCACTGTATTTATTAATTGATTTATTTGTGTGCCTCCTGCTGATTTAAATTGGTTGTGACATTTTTAATTATTCTCAGCCCATTATATTACATTTTCTTAAATTGCTAAATAAAGGTGTGTTGTTCTAATCTAAGTGTCTATCAGGTGTTTATAATCAGTGCCTTGAGTAAGATCCATTGCATAGATTAGCTCAGGTTTATTCCTGGAGATTCCTAAGGTATGTCATTGAGTGGATGCAGGACCTAGCCCAGTGGAGGAACCACCAAGATTTCATCTTCGCTGGTTTGTGGGTTTCACTGAGCCTTATATACAGCTTTGTCTTGGAACtaaacaacatttttattaaaaaaatagaacaacATAAAATTAAGACAGCTCACATTAAATGCATTAAAACTAGCTAATtgttagatctcaaaatgtaactgtcaaCAGGGAATCATCACTTAGTGGGAATGTGGCTAGCGAGATCCTTTAGGTATCAGTACTTAGCCTTTCACTAGTCAAGATTTTTATCAATTACCTGGATTGTATTTGTAAGTGACACAAAAGTTAGGGCTGTAGAAAATAATGAAATGGCTAGGTCGCTGACTGTGAGAGATCTGAATCGCTTGGTTAACTGTGAACAAGCATACAATTGGCTTTTCAAAATGAATGCAGGCCATATTTACAGcatgggagactctatcctgggaaacagtgactctggaAAGGTTGTAGTAGAAAATCaggtgaacatgagctctcagtgcaatgctTTGGGCCAAACAGCTAATTCCAT
It encodes the following:
- the LOC115638181 gene encoding olfactory receptor 10C1-like → MRKNTSVIEFVILGFSNYPDLNPGLFMVFLCIYIITVLGNILIIIIISVDPVLHTPMYFFLRTLSFLEVCYTSVTLPKILANLVSESKIVSFASCAVQMYFFLFFGVTECFLLACMAYDRYSAICNPLHYTAIMNKRVCIQLTGGSFICGTLAAMGHTTFVFTLPFCGSNVINHLFCEIQPVLKLVCGDTSWIEILIILGAAFVLILPFMLILVSYICIISTILKIRSTEGRRRAFSTCSSHLIVVTLFYGTALVMYMSPKSSFSPDVNKLLSLFYSVVTPILNPIIYSLRNKEMKSALRKIGMKIFLSEI